A genome region from Engraulis encrasicolus isolate BLACKSEA-1 chromosome 6, IST_EnEncr_1.0, whole genome shotgun sequence includes the following:
- the mafaa gene encoding transcription factor MafAa — MATDLAMSAELPNSPLAIEYVNDFDLMKFEVKKEPPEVERYCHRLPPGSLSSTPLSTPCSSVPSSPSFGAPSPGAPPGHNLPNGVNNNSNNSNNNNNNPNAGGKAQLEDLYWIPNYQHHINPEALNLTPEDAVEALIGNAHHHHHHHAQYEGFRGGPQYAGEDLSATANGHHHAAHHHHHHHGHHSHARLEDRFSDEQLVSMTVRELNRQLRGFSKEEVIRLKQKRRTLKNRGYAQSCRFKRVQQRHMLESEKCTLQSQVEQLKQEVARLAKERDLYKEKYEKLASRTFSGGGGGNRDASNGSHGKGSNDFFMS, encoded by the coding sequence ATGGCCACCGATCTCGCCATGAGCGCGGAGCTGCCCAACAGTCCTCTGGCCATCGAGTATGTCAACGACTTCGATCTGATGAAGTTTGAAGTGAAGAAGGAGCCGCCGGAGGTGGAGCGGTACTGCCACCGCCTGCCCCCGGGATCCCTGTCCTCCACCCCGCTCAGCACACCCTGCTCCTCGGTGCCCTCCTCGCCCAGCTTCGGGGCTCCCAGTCCAGGAGCACCGCCGGGCCACAACCTGCCCAACGGCGTCAACAACaatagcaacaacagcaacaacaacaacaacaaccccaaCGCTGGCGGAAAAGCACAGCTGGAGGACCTCTACTGGATTCCCAATTACCAGCATCACATTAACCCGGAAGCCCTGAACCTGACGCCGGAAGACGCAGTGGAGGCCCTCATTGGGAACgcgcatcaccatcatcatcaccacgcgCAATACGAGGGTTTCCGTGGAGGGCCCCAATACGCCGGGGAGGACCTGTCAGCCACCGCCAACGGCCACCACCACGcggcccaccaccaccatcaccaccacggcCATCACTCGCACGCGCGCCTGGAGGACCGCTTCTCCGACGAGCAACTGGTAAGCATGACGGTGCGCGAGCTCAACAGGCAGCTGCGCGGCTTCAGCAAGGAGGAGGTGATCCGCCTGAAGCAAAAGCGCCGGACCCTGAAGAACCGGGGCTACGCGCAGTCCTGCCGGTTCAAGCGCGTGCAACAGCGGCACATGTTGGAGAGCGAGAAGTGCACGCTGCAGAGCCAGGTGGAGCAGCTGAAACAGGAGGTGGCTCGCCTCGCCAAAGAACGGGACCTGTACAAGGAGAAGTACGAGAAGCTCGCCAGCCGCACCTtcagtggtggcggtggtggaaaCAGAGACGCGTCGAACGGGAGCCACGGGAAAGGATCCAATGATTTTTTCATGTCTTAG